Proteins encoded together in one Lysinibacter cavernae window:
- a CDS encoding M15 family metallopeptidase, translating into MKDSSLPNIVPLLAAGLLLLSGCAAEIPPAPNPTASSASASPTATPTQTATETSAAPDAQPPAAPQPPAFDAAKFSIDDPSSLWVVSNKLRPLNPISFEPADLATPSGLPNPQGHTLRTPAVEALATMAADAAAAGINLSITSGYRSYNTQVGLYNGYVSRDGSALADTYSARPGHSEHQTGLAVDLTDGGGCTLDTCFAGTAAGQWLAANAPTYGFVLRYPEGKQGITGFMFEPWHFRFVGAELSQHMATTGTSTLEEFFGLPAAPDYAP; encoded by the coding sequence GTGAAAGACTCCAGCCTTCCGAACATCGTGCCGTTGCTTGCGGCAGGGCTGCTGCTCCTGAGCGGATGTGCGGCTGAGATTCCGCCTGCCCCAAACCCAACAGCAAGCAGCGCCTCGGCCTCCCCGACCGCCACGCCTACACAGACGGCGACGGAGACCTCCGCTGCACCGGATGCGCAACCACCGGCGGCACCGCAGCCGCCCGCGTTCGATGCCGCCAAGTTCTCAATTGACGACCCATCCTCGCTCTGGGTCGTCAGCAATAAACTGCGCCCCCTCAATCCGATCAGTTTTGAGCCGGCAGACTTGGCAACACCTTCGGGACTCCCAAACCCGCAGGGGCACACCCTCCGCACGCCAGCCGTTGAGGCGCTCGCAACGATGGCGGCGGATGCAGCTGCCGCTGGCATCAACCTGAGCATCACGAGTGGGTACCGGTCGTACAATACCCAGGTTGGGCTCTACAACGGCTACGTCAGCCGCGACGGTTCGGCGCTTGCTGACACCTACTCGGCACGGCCTGGCCACTCTGAGCATCAGACCGGATTAGCTGTCGACCTGACCGATGGTGGCGGCTGCACCCTTGACACATGCTTCGCAGGCACGGCCGCTGGGCAGTGGCTCGCCGCCAACGCGCCAACCTACGGTTTTGTGCTTCGCTACCCCGAGGGTAAACAAGGGATAACCGGTTTCATGTTTGAGCCGTGGCATTTCCGTTTTGTTGGCGCCGAGCTCTCTCAGCACATGGCAACAACGGGAACGAGCACCCTCGAAGAATTTTTCGGCCTTCCTGCAGCGCCTGATTACGCGCCGTAG
- a CDS encoding aldolase/citrate lyase family protein, which produces MRTNRLKDSLIANQPSVGTWLTFGSANVAEALANTGFDWLVVDMEHGASDVTAVADQLRAIDAAGARGSRTSAAVRVSSRDAAQVQRVMDAGAETVIFPKIETADEARAAVNAMRFPQGANGGLRGVAGMVRAGSFGLDAHYLLTANARACTIVQIESLQALQNSEYIAAVTGVDCLFIGPADLSASLGHLGNVNHPEVQLAIGAIIRAAHKFGKAVGIYAADAESAAAYRAAGVACIALHSDVNWLTAGAIDARVAFADRLSVSAPEAIESAGVEQVPAAQNQQSTYGA; this is translated from the coding sequence GTGCGCACGAACCGTCTCAAAGATTCCCTCATTGCCAACCAGCCCTCGGTTGGCACCTGGCTGACATTCGGCTCAGCCAACGTCGCAGAAGCCCTCGCAAACACTGGATTTGATTGGCTCGTTGTTGATATGGAACACGGCGCCAGCGACGTGACAGCCGTTGCCGATCAACTGCGCGCCATCGATGCAGCCGGCGCGCGGGGCAGTCGCACGAGCGCCGCCGTCAGAGTTTCGTCTCGCGACGCCGCCCAGGTGCAGCGTGTGATGGATGCCGGTGCCGAAACAGTCATCTTTCCCAAAATCGAAACGGCAGACGAAGCGCGCGCTGCCGTCAACGCGATGCGCTTTCCGCAGGGGGCCAACGGCGGTCTCCGCGGGGTCGCCGGCATGGTCAGGGCTGGAAGCTTTGGCCTTGACGCCCACTACCTACTCACGGCGAACGCTCGCGCGTGTACGATCGTCCAGATCGAATCGCTGCAGGCATTACAAAACAGCGAATACATCGCAGCGGTGACCGGGGTTGATTGCCTCTTTATCGGTCCCGCCGACCTCTCGGCCAGCCTCGGCCACCTCGGCAACGTCAATCATCCAGAGGTTCAGCTGGCCATTGGTGCGATCATCCGGGCGGCCCATAAATTTGGCAAGGCAGTTGGAATTTACGCGGCCGATGCCGAATCCGCAGCGGCCTATCGAGCAGCGGGGGTTGCCTGTATCGCCCTGCACTCTGACGTGAACTGGCTCACCGCGGGTGCCATCGACGCTCGGGTGGCCTTCGCCGATCGGCTGAGCGTCTCAGCGCCAGAAGCAATCGAATCCGCAGGCGTTGAGCAGGTGCCTGCGGCGCAAAACCAGCAGTCGACCTACGGCGCGTAA